A region from the Citrobacter koseri ATCC BAA-895 genome encodes:
- the gdhA gene encoding NADP-specific glutamate dehydrogenase, translating to MDQTCSLESFLNHVQQRDPNQTEFAQAVREVMTTLWPFLEQNPRYRQMSLLERLVEPERVIQFRVVWVDDRNQVQVNRAWRVQFNSAIGPYKGGMRFHPSVNLSILKFLGFEQTFKNALTTLPMGGGKGGSDFDPKGKSEGEVMRFCQALMTELYRHLGPDTDVPAGDIGVGGREVGFMAGMMRKLSNNSACVFTGKGLSFGGSLIRPEATGYGLVYFTEAMLKRHGLGFEGMRVAVSGSGNVAQYAIEKAMAFGARVVTASDSSGTVVDESGFTEEKLARLCEIKASRDGRVADYAREFGLPYMEGKQPWSVPVDIALPCATQNELDVDAARVLIANGVKAVAEGANMPTTIEATDLFLEAGVLFAPGKAANAGGVATSGLEMAQNAARMSWKAEKVDARLHHIMLDIHHACVEYGGENKHTNYVRGANIAGFVKVADAMLAQGVI from the coding sequence ATGGATCAGACATGTTCTCTGGAGTCGTTTCTAAACCATGTTCAACAGCGTGACCCCAATCAGACCGAGTTCGCGCAGGCCGTTCGTGAAGTAATGACCACGCTGTGGCCTTTCCTTGAGCAAAATCCTCGTTATCGTCAGATGTCATTGCTGGAACGTTTGGTTGAGCCAGAACGCGTGATCCAGTTCCGCGTGGTGTGGGTGGACGATCGTAACCAGGTGCAGGTTAACCGTGCCTGGCGCGTACAGTTTAATTCCGCCATCGGCCCGTATAAGGGCGGGATGCGTTTTCATCCTTCCGTTAACCTCTCGATCCTGAAATTCCTCGGCTTCGAGCAGACGTTTAAAAATGCGCTGACCACGCTGCCGATGGGCGGCGGTAAAGGCGGCAGCGATTTCGATCCTAAAGGCAAGAGCGAAGGCGAAGTGATGCGTTTCTGTCAGGCGCTGATGACAGAGCTCTATCGCCATTTAGGGCCAGACACTGACGTACCTGCTGGCGATATCGGAGTGGGCGGACGTGAAGTGGGCTTTATGGCCGGTATGATGCGTAAGCTCTCCAACAACAGCGCCTGCGTGTTCACCGGGAAAGGCCTCTCGTTTGGCGGTAGCCTGATTCGCCCGGAAGCCACCGGTTATGGCCTGGTGTACTTTACCGAAGCGATGCTCAAACGCCACGGTCTGGGTTTTGAGGGTATGCGTGTGGCGGTGTCCGGTTCCGGCAACGTGGCGCAGTACGCTATCGAGAAAGCAATGGCGTTCGGCGCTCGTGTGGTGACGGCTTCGGACTCCAGCGGCACCGTCGTGGATGAGAGCGGCTTCACCGAAGAAAAACTGGCGCGCCTGTGCGAAATCAAAGCCAGCCGTGACGGGCGCGTGGCGGATTACGCCCGCGAGTTCGGCCTGCCCTATATGGAAGGCAAACAGCCGTGGTCAGTGCCGGTTGATATCGCCCTGCCGTGCGCAACGCAGAACGAACTCGACGTGGACGCCGCGCGCGTGCTGATCGCCAACGGCGTGAAAGCAGTGGCGGAAGGCGCCAATATGCCAACCACCATTGAAGCCACCGATCTGTTCCTTGAAGCCGGCGTGCTGTTCGCGCCAGGTAAAGCGGCCAACGCAGGCGGCGTGGCGACCTCCGGTCTGGAGATGGCGCAGAACGCCGCGCGAATGAGCTGGAAAGCCGAGAAAGTGGATGCGCGTCTGCACCACATCATGCTGGATATTCATCATGCCTGCGTGGAATACGGCGGCGAAAACAAACATACCAACTATGTTCGCGGGGCGAATATCGCAGGCTTCGTCAAAGTGGCCGACGCGATGCTGGCGCAGGGTGTGATTTAA
- the selD gene encoding selenide, water dikinase SelD codes for MSEHAIRLTQYSHGAGCGCKISPKVLETILHSEQAKFVDPNLLVGNETRDDAAVYDLGNGTSIISTTDFFMPIVDNPFDFGRIAATNAISDIFAMGGKPIMAIAILGWPINKLSPEIAREVTEGGRFACRQAGIALAGGHSIDAPEPIFGLAVTGVVPTERVKKNSTAQAGCKLFLTKPLGIGVLTTAEKKSLLKPEHQGLATEVMCRMNIAGASFAHIDGVKAMTDVTGFGLLGHLSEMCQGAGVQARICYQDIPKLPGVEEYIKLGAVPGGTERNFASYGHLMGDMPREVRDLLCDPQTSGGLLLAVTPEAVEEVKVTAAEFGIELTAIGELVDARGGRAMVEIR; via the coding sequence ATGAGCGAGCACGCTATTCGTTTAACGCAATACAGCCACGGAGCCGGTTGCGGTTGTAAAATTTCCCCTAAAGTGTTGGAAACCATCCTGCACAGCGAGCAGGCGAAGTTTGTCGACCCGAACCTGCTTGTGGGCAATGAAACCCGCGATGACGCGGCGGTATACGACCTGGGTAATGGCACCAGCATCATCAGCACCACCGACTTCTTCATGCCGATTGTCGATAATCCGTTTGATTTTGGCCGTATTGCGGCGACCAACGCCATCAGCGATATCTTCGCGATGGGCGGCAAACCGATTATGGCGATCGCCATTCTGGGCTGGCCCATCAACAAACTGTCGCCGGAAATTGCCCGGGAAGTCACCGAAGGCGGGCGTTTTGCCTGTCGTCAGGCGGGTATTGCGCTGGCGGGCGGGCACTCTATCGACGCGCCTGAGCCCATCTTCGGTCTGGCTGTCACCGGCGTGGTGCCGACCGAACGCGTGAAGAAAAACAGCACCGCGCAGGCCGGATGCAAACTGTTCCTCACCAAGCCGCTGGGCATTGGCGTGCTGACCACCGCCGAGAAAAAATCACTGCTCAAGCCGGAACATCAGGGGCTGGCGACAGAAGTGATGTGCCGGATGAACATTGCGGGGGCGTCGTTTGCCCATATCGACGGCGTGAAAGCAATGACCGACGTGACCGGTTTTGGTCTGCTGGGGCACCTCAGCGAAATGTGCCAGGGCGCAGGCGTGCAGGCGCGGATCTGCTATCAGGACATTCCAAAACTGCCGGGCGTCGAAGAGTACATTAAACTTGGTGCAGTGCCGGGGGGGACGGAACGTAATTTCGCCAGCTACGGCCATCTGATGGGCGACATGCCGCGCGAGGTGCGTGATCTGCTGTGCGATCCGCAAACGTCTGGCGGCCTGCTGCTGGCGGTCACGCCGGAAGCGGTAGAGGAAGTGAAAGTCACCGCGGCGGAGTTTGGTATTGAACTGACGGCGATTGGTGAACTGGTTGACGCCCGTGGCGGTCGCGCCATGGTAGAGATCCGTTAA
- the sppA gene encoding signal peptide peptidase SppA has product MRTLWRFIAGFFKWTWRLLNFVRELVLNLFFIFLVLVGVGIWMQLSDGNTSQQTARGALLLDISGVIVDKPSSTNRLGVIGRQLFGASSDRLQENSLFDIVNTIRQAKDDRNITGIVMDLKNFAGADQPSMQYIGKALREFRDSGKPVFAVGDSYSQGQYYLASFANKIWLSPQGTVDLHGFATNGLYYKSLLDKLKVSTHVFRVGTYKSAVEPFIRDDMSPAAREADSRWIGELWQNYLNTVAANRQIPAQQVFPGAQAMLDGLSKVDGDTAKYALDNKLVDALASNAEVEKALTKQFGWSKAENNYRAISYYDYSLKTPADTGDGIGVVFANGAIMDGEETPGNVGGDTTASQIRDARLDPKVKAIVLRVNSPGGSVSASEVIRAELAAAKAAGKPVVVSMGGMAASGGYWISTPASYIVANPSTLTGSIGIFGVINTVENSLDSIGVHTDGVATSPLADVSVTKSLPPEVQQMMQLSIENGYKRFITLVADARKSTPAQIDKIAQGHVWTGQDAKANGLVDSLGDFDDAIAKAAELAKLKQWHLEYYQDEPTFFDRIMDSMSGSVRAMLPEAIQAMLPAPLATAASAVKAESDKLAAFNDPQNRYAFCLTCANVR; this is encoded by the coding sequence ATGCGAACCCTGTGGCGATTTATTGCCGGATTTTTTAAGTGGACATGGCGACTGCTGAATTTCGTCCGGGAACTGGTGCTCAACCTGTTCTTCATCTTTCTGGTTCTGGTGGGCGTCGGTATCTGGATGCAGCTTAGCGATGGCAACACCAGCCAACAAACTGCACGCGGCGCGCTGCTGTTGGATATTTCCGGCGTGATCGTCGATAAACCGTCCAGCACCAACCGCCTGGGCGTCATTGGCCGACAGCTGTTTGGCGCCAGCTCTGACCGCCTGCAAGAAAACTCACTGTTTGATATCGTCAACACCATTCGTCAGGCGAAAGACGATCGCAATATCACCGGCATCGTGATGGATCTGAAAAACTTCGCGGGCGCCGATCAGCCTTCCATGCAGTACATCGGGAAAGCGCTGCGCGAATTTCGCGATAGCGGCAAGCCGGTCTTTGCCGTAGGCGACAGCTACAGTCAGGGGCAATATTACCTGGCGAGCTTCGCCAATAAAATCTGGCTTTCTCCGCAGGGTACGGTCGATCTGCACGGCTTCGCAACCAACGGCCTGTATTACAAATCCTTGCTGGATAAGCTGAAAGTCTCCACGCACGTCTTCCGCGTCGGCACTTATAAATCCGCAGTGGAACCGTTTATCCGCGATGATATGTCGCCTGCCGCGCGCGAAGCGGACAGCCGCTGGATTGGCGAGCTGTGGCAAAACTACCTGAACACCGTTGCGGCGAACCGTCAGATCCCCGCGCAGCAGGTCTTCCCTGGCGCGCAGGCTATGCTCGACGGGCTGAGCAAAGTGGATGGCGATACCGCGAAATACGCGCTCGACAACAAACTGGTGGATGCGCTGGCGTCTAACGCCGAAGTGGAAAAAGCGCTGACCAAACAGTTTGGCTGGAGCAAAGCAGAAAACAACTATCGGGCCATCAGCTATTACGATTATTCGCTGAAAACGCCTGCCGATACCGGCGACGGTATCGGCGTCGTGTTCGCCAATGGCGCGATTATGGACGGTGAAGAAACACCGGGCAACGTCGGCGGCGACACGACAGCGTCGCAAATCCGCGATGCGCGCCTGGACCCAAAAGTGAAAGCGATTGTGCTGCGCGTAAACAGCCCCGGCGGCAGCGTCAGCGCCTCTGAAGTCATTCGCGCCGAACTGGCCGCTGCGAAAGCCGCAGGCAAGCCGGTTGTGGTGTCGATGGGCGGAATGGCGGCATCCGGCGGTTACTGGATCTCCACCCCGGCAAGCTACATTGTGGCGAACCCGAGCACCCTGACAGGCTCAATCGGCATTTTTGGCGTTATCAACACCGTTGAGAACAGCCTGGATTCGATCGGCGTGCATACCGATGGCGTTGCCACCTCGCCGCTGGCGGACGTTTCTGTCACCAAATCGCTGCCGCCTGAAGTGCAGCAGATGATGCAGCTCAGCATTGAGAATGGCTACAAACGCTTTATCACGCTGGTTGCCGATGCGCGTAAGAGCACCCCGGCGCAGATTGATAAAATCGCGCAGGGGCATGTCTGGACCGGTCAGGATGCAAAAGCGAATGGTCTGGTAGACAGTCTGGGTGACTTTGACGACGCCATCGCCAAAGCCGCAGAGCTGGCTAAACTGAAGCAATGGCATCTTGAGTATTATCAGGATGAACCGACATTCTTCGACAGAATCATGGACAGCATGTCCGGCTCCGTGCGCGCAATGCTGCCGGAAGCCATTCAGGCGATGCTCCCGGCGCCGCTGGCGACAGCCGCCAGCGCGGTAAAAGCAGAGAGTGATAAACTGGCTGCCTTTAACGATCCACAAAACCGTTATGCGTTCTGCCTGACCTGCGCGAACGTGCGCTAA
- the topB gene encoding DNA topoisomerase III, whose amino-acid sequence MRLFIAEKPSLGRAIADVLPKPHRKGDGFIECGNGQVVTWCIGHLLEQAQPDAYDGRYARWNLADLPIVPEKWQLQPRPSVTKQLNVIKRFLHDASEVIHAGDPDREGQLLVDEVLDYLQLSPEKRQQVQRCLINDLNPQAVERAISRLRANSEFVPLCVSALARARADWLYGINMTRAYTLLGRNAGYQGVLSVGRVQTPVLGLVVRRDEEIENFVAKDFFEVKAHIVTPAEERFTAIWQPSEACEPYQDEEGRLLHRPLAEHVVNRINGQPAIVTSYNDKRESESAPLPFSLSALQIEAAKRFGLSAQNVLDICQKLYETHKLITYPRSDCRYLPEEHFAGRHAVMNAIGVHAADLLPQPVVDPDTRNRCWDDKKVDAHHAIIPTARSSSISLSDNEAKVYNLIARQYLMQFCPDAVFRKCVIELEIAKGKFVAKARFLAEAGWRTLLGNKERDEENDGTPLPVVAKDDELLCEKGEVVERQTQPPRHFTDATLLSAMTGIARFVQDKDLKKILRATDGLGTEATRAGIIELLFRRGFLTKKGRYIHSTDAGKALIHSLPEMAARPDMTAHWESVLTQISEKQCRYQDFMQPLVGTLFQLIDQAKRTPVRQFRGIVAPGGGGEKKKSAPRKRAAKKSPPSEEASV is encoded by the coding sequence ATGCGGTTGTTTATTGCCGAAAAGCCGAGTCTGGGCCGCGCCATTGCGGATGTGCTGCCAAAGCCGCACCGCAAAGGCGACGGCTTTATCGAATGCGGGAATGGACAGGTGGTGACCTGGTGCATCGGCCATCTGCTTGAACAGGCGCAGCCGGACGCGTATGACGGTCGTTATGCGCGCTGGAATCTGGCCGATCTGCCGATTGTGCCGGAAAAGTGGCAGCTCCAGCCACGTCCTTCCGTGACGAAGCAGCTCAATGTCATTAAGCGCTTTTTACATGACGCAAGCGAAGTGATTCACGCGGGAGACCCGGATCGCGAAGGGCAACTGCTGGTGGACGAGGTGCTGGATTATCTGCAACTGTCCCCGGAAAAACGCCAGCAGGTGCAGCGTTGCCTGATCAACGATCTTAACCCGCAGGCGGTGGAGCGTGCGATTTCCCGGCTGCGCGCCAACAGCGAATTTGTGCCGCTGTGCGTTTCCGCGCTGGCGCGTGCGCGCGCCGACTGGCTGTACGGCATTAACATGACCCGCGCGTATACCCTTCTCGGGCGCAACGCGGGCTACCAGGGCGTGCTCTCGGTAGGGCGTGTTCAGACACCGGTTCTCGGGCTGGTGGTTCGCCGCGATGAAGAGATCGAGAACTTCGTCGCCAAAGATTTCTTTGAAGTGAAAGCGCATATCGTCACGCCAGCTGAGGAGCGGTTTACCGCCATCTGGCAACCCAGTGAAGCGTGCGAACCGTATCAGGATGAAGAGGGGCGTTTGCTGCATCGTCCGCTGGCGGAGCATGTGGTGAATCGTATTAACGGTCAGCCCGCGATCGTCACCAGCTATAACGATAAACGGGAATCAGAATCTGCCCCGCTGCCGTTTTCGCTGTCGGCGTTGCAGATTGAAGCGGCGAAACGCTTTGGTCTGAGCGCGCAGAACGTGCTTGATATCTGCCAGAAGTTGTACGAAACTCACAAATTAATTACCTATCCGCGTTCCGACTGCCGCTATCTGCCGGAAGAACATTTTGCCGGACGCCATGCGGTGATGAACGCCATTGGCGTGCATGCCGCGGATTTGTTGCCGCAGCCGGTGGTTGACCCGGACACGCGAAACCGCTGCTGGGATGATAAAAAAGTTGACGCTCACCACGCGATCATCCCGACTGCGCGCAGTTCATCAATTTCCCTCAGCGACAATGAAGCGAAGGTGTACAACCTGATCGCTCGCCAGTACCTGATGCAATTCTGCCCGGACGCGGTATTTCGCAAATGCGTCATTGAACTGGAGATTGCGAAGGGGAAATTCGTCGCCAAAGCGCGTTTTCTGGCGGAGGCCGGATGGCGAACGCTGTTGGGCAATAAAGAGCGTGACGAAGAGAACGACGGTACGCCGTTACCGGTGGTGGCGAAAGACGACGAACTGCTGTGCGAAAAGGGCGAGGTCGTTGAGCGTCAGACCCAGCCGCCACGCCATTTTACCGATGCTACGCTGCTGTCCGCCATGACCGGGATTGCCCGTTTCGTGCAGGATAAAGATCTGAAAAAGATCCTGCGAGCGACCGACGGACTGGGAACCGAAGCGACGCGCGCGGGCATTATCGAACTGCTGTTCAGGCGCGGATTCCTGACCAAGAAAGGGCGTTACATTCATTCAACGGATGCCGGGAAGGCCCTGATTCACTCGTTACCGGAGATGGCTGCCCGACCGGATATGACGGCGCACTGGGAGTCTGTCCTGACACAAATCAGTGAAAAGCAGTGCCGCTATCAGGATTTTATGCAGCCGCTGGTCGGCACGCTGTTTCAGTTGATCGATCAGGCTAAACGCACGCCGGTACGTCAGTTCCGGGGCATTGTCGCGCCAGGCGGTGGCGGCGAGAAGAAAAAGAGCGCGCCCCGTAAGCGAGCGGCGAAAAAAAGCCCGCCGTCAGAAGAGGCGAGCGTATAA
- a CDS encoding YeaC family protein, which translates to MNLDEMIDSMTPEVYQRLSTAVELGKWPDGVALTPEQKENSMQLVMLWQARHNTDAQHMTIDTNGQMVMKSKQQLKEDFGIAPKSIATLKL; encoded by the coding sequence ATGAATCTTGATGAGATGATCGACAGCATGACGCCGGAAGTTTATCAGCGCTTATCTACCGCCGTTGAGCTGGGAAAATGGCCGGACGGCGTTGCGCTGACGCCGGAGCAAAAAGAGAACAGCATGCAACTGGTGATGCTCTGGCAGGCGCGGCACAATACCGACGCGCAGCATATGACCATTGATACCAACGGTCAGATGGTGATGAAAAGTAAGCAGCAGTTGAAAGAGGATTTTGGCATTGCGCCAAAATCGATTGCGACGCTGAAACTGTAA
- the gapA gene encoding glyceraldehyde-3-phosphate dehydrogenase has protein sequence MTIKVGINGFGRIGRIVFRAAQKRSDIEIVAINDLLDAEYMAYMLKYDSTHGRFDGTVEVKDGHLIVNGKKIRVTAERDPANLKWDEVGVDVVAEATGIFLTDETARKHITAGAKKVVLTGPSKDNTPMFVKGANFDKYEGQDIVSNASCTTNCLAPLAKVINDNFGIIEGLMTTVHATTATQKTVDGPSHKDWRGGRGAAQNIIPSSTGAAKAVGKVLPELNGKLTGMAFRVPTPNVSVVDLTVRLEKAASYEDIKKAIKAASEGPMKGVLGYTEDDVVSTDFNGEVCTSVFDAKAGIALNDNFVKLVSWYDNETGYSNKVLDLIAHISK, from the coding sequence ATGACTATCAAAGTAGGTATCAACGGTTTTGGCCGTATCGGTCGCATTGTTTTCCGTGCTGCTCAGAAACGTTCTGACATTGAGATTGTTGCAATCAACGATCTGTTAGACGCTGAATACATGGCTTACATGCTGAAATATGACTCCACTCACGGTCGTTTCGATGGCACCGTTGAAGTGAAAGACGGTCATCTGATCGTTAACGGTAAAAAAATCCGTGTTACCGCTGAACGTGATCCGGCTAACCTGAAATGGGACGAAGTTGGTGTTGACGTAGTTGCTGAAGCTACCGGTATCTTCCTGACTGACGAAACCGCACGTAAGCACATCACTGCTGGCGCGAAAAAAGTGGTTCTGACAGGTCCGTCCAAAGACAACACTCCGATGTTTGTTAAAGGCGCTAACTTTGACAAATACGAAGGCCAGGACATCGTTTCCAACGCATCCTGCACCACTAACTGCCTGGCGCCGCTGGCTAAAGTTATCAACGACAACTTCGGCATCATCGAAGGTCTGATGACCACCGTTCACGCGACCACCGCTACTCAGAAAACCGTTGACGGCCCGTCTCACAAAGACTGGCGCGGCGGCCGTGGCGCGGCTCAGAACATCATCCCGTCCTCTACCGGTGCTGCTAAAGCGGTAGGTAAAGTGCTGCCGGAACTGAACGGCAAACTGACTGGTATGGCGTTCCGCGTTCCGACTCCGAACGTATCCGTTGTTGACCTGACCGTTCGTCTGGAAAAAGCGGCTTCTTACGAAGACATTAAGAAAGCGATCAAAGCTGCTTCCGAAGGCCCGATGAAAGGCGTTCTGGGTTACACCGAAGACGACGTAGTATCTACCGATTTCAACGGCGAAGTGTGCACTTCCGTGTTCGATGCTAAAGCAGGTATCGCGCTGAACGACAACTTCGTGAAACTGGTCTCCTGGTACGACAACGAAACCGGCTACTCCAACAAAGTTCTGGATCTGATTGCTCACATCTCCAAATAA
- a CDS encoding NAD(P)H nitroreductase: MDALELLVNRRSASRLAEPAPAGEQLQNILRAGMRVPDHKSLQPWRFFVIEGEGRERFSAVLEQGAIAAEGDEKAIEKARTAPFRAPLIITVVAKCEENHKVPLWEQEMSAGCAVMAMQMAAIAQGFNGIWRSGALTESPVVREAFGCRAQDKIVGFLYLGTPQLKASTTISVPDPTPFVTYF, translated from the coding sequence ATGGACGCACTCGAATTACTTGTAAACCGTCGTAGCGCCTCTCGTCTGGCCGAGCCCGCGCCTGCGGGTGAACAGTTACAAAATATTCTGCGCGCGGGCATGCGCGTACCCGATCACAAATCCCTGCAACCCTGGCGTTTTTTTGTGATTGAAGGTGAGGGGCGTGAGCGCTTCAGCGCTGTTCTGGAGCAGGGCGCCATTGCGGCGGAAGGCGATGAGAAAGCGATAGAGAAAGCGCGCACCGCGCCATTTCGCGCGCCGCTGATCATCACGGTGGTGGCGAAATGCGAGGAGAACCACAAAGTGCCGCTGTGGGAGCAGGAGATGTCAGCAGGATGTGCGGTTATGGCGATGCAGATGGCGGCGATTGCGCAAGGCTTCAACGGCATCTGGCGCAGCGGCGCGTTAACCGAAAGCCCGGTGGTTCGCGAGGCGTTCGGCTGTCGCGCACAGGATAAAATTGTAGGCTTCCTCTATCTGGGCACGCCGCAGCTGAAAGCGTCAACGACCATCAGCGTACCGGACCCGACGCCTTTCGTGACGTATTTCTAA
- the ansA gene encoding asparaginase — protein sequence MQKKSIYVAYTGGTIGMQRSEQGYIPVSGHLQRQLALMPEFHRPEMPDFTIHEYAPLMDSSDMTPEDWQHIAEDIKVRYNDYDGFVILHGTDTMAFTASALSFMLENLGKPVIVTGSQIPLAELRSDGQINLLNALYVAANYPINEVTLFFNNRLFRGNRTTKAHADGFDAFASPNLQPLLEAGIHIRRLGTPPAPHGEGELIVHPITPQPIGVVTIYPGISAEVVRNFLRQPVKALILRSYGVGNAPQNKEFLKELEDASSRGIVVVNLTQCMSGKVNMGGYATGNALAHAGVIGGADMTVEATLTKLHYLLSQNLDTQTIRTAMTQNLRGELTPDE from the coding sequence ATGCAGAAGAAATCGATTTACGTTGCCTATACCGGCGGTACGATTGGTATGCAGCGCTCGGAACAGGGTTACATTCCGGTATCAGGCCATCTCCAGCGCCAGCTGGCGCTGATGCCCGAATTTCACCGCCCGGAAATGCCGGACTTCACCATTCATGAATATGCCCCGCTGATGGACTCATCCGATATGACGCCGGAAGACTGGCAGCATATCGCAGAAGACATTAAAGTGCGTTACAACGACTATGACGGCTTTGTCATCCTCCACGGCACGGACACGATGGCGTTCACCGCCTCGGCGCTCTCCTTCATGCTGGAGAATCTGGGTAAGCCGGTAATTGTGACAGGGTCACAAATTCCGTTGGCGGAACTGCGCTCCGATGGGCAGATTAATCTGCTGAATGCCCTGTATGTCGCCGCGAATTACCCCATCAATGAGGTCACCCTCTTTTTCAATAATCGGCTGTTTCGTGGCAACCGCACGACAAAAGCGCATGCCGATGGCTTTGACGCGTTCGCCTCCCCCAACCTTCAGCCGCTGCTGGAAGCCGGAATTCATATCCGTCGCTTAGGTACGCCGCCCGCGCCGCACGGCGAAGGCGAGCTGATTGTTCACCCAATCACGCCGCAGCCTATTGGCGTCGTCACCATTTATCCGGGAATTTCTGCCGAAGTGGTGCGTAACTTCCTGCGCCAGCCGGTAAAAGCGCTGATCCTGCGTTCTTACGGCGTCGGCAACGCGCCGCAGAACAAAGAGTTCCTCAAAGAACTGGAAGATGCGAGTTCACGCGGTATCGTGGTGGTTAACCTGACGCAATGCATGTCCGGCAAGGTGAATATGGGTGGGTATGCCACCGGCAACGCGCTGGCGCATGCAGGCGTGATCGGCGGCGCGGATATGACCGTTGAAGCAACGCTGACTAAGCTGCACTACTTGTTAAGCCAGAATCTGGATACACAGACCATTCGTACCGCGATGACGCAAAATCTGCGCGGTGAACTGACGCCAGACGAATAA
- the pncA gene encoding bifunctional nicotinamidase/pyrazinamidase: MTTRALLLVDLQNDFCAGGALAVPEGDSTVDVANRLIAWCKARGDTVIASQDWHPAGHGSFASQHQAQPYSQGQLDGLAQTFWPDHCVQNSDGAALHPLLRQNAIDAVFHKGENPQVDSYSAFFDNGRRQKTALDAWLRENGVQTLIVMGLATDYCVKFTVLDALQLGYTVNVITDGCRGVNIQPQDSTHAFMEMAAAGATLYTLADWEETQG, from the coding sequence ATGACGACCCGAGCCTTACTGCTGGTTGATTTGCAGAATGATTTTTGCGCCGGCGGCGCACTGGCCGTCCCTGAAGGCGACAGCACCGTGGACGTAGCAAACCGTCTTATCGCCTGGTGTAAAGCGCGCGGCGACACAGTGATCGCCAGCCAGGACTGGCATCCTGCCGGACACGGCAGTTTCGCCAGCCAGCATCAGGCGCAGCCCTACAGCCAGGGACAACTGGACGGTTTAGCGCAAACCTTCTGGCCCGATCACTGCGTACAAAATAGCGACGGCGCGGCCCTGCATCCCCTGCTCAGGCAGAACGCCATCGACGCGGTTTTCCATAAAGGCGAGAATCCGCAGGTGGACAGCTACAGCGCCTTTTTTGATAACGGACGCCGCCAGAAAACCGCCCTGGACGCCTGGCTTCGTGAGAACGGCGTACAGACGCTGATCGTGATGGGGCTGGCGACCGATTACTGCGTGAAGTTTACCGTGCTGGATGCGCTGCAACTGGGTTATACGGTGAATGTGATTACCGACGGCTGCCGTGGTGTGAATATTCAACCGCAAGACAGCACGCACGCCTTTATGGAGATGGCGGCCGCTGGCGCCACGCTGTATACGCTGGCTGACTGGGAAGAAACGCAGGGTTAG
- the msrB gene encoding peptide-methionine (R)-S-oxide reductase MsrB: MANQPSAEDLKKKLSEMQFYVTQNHGTEPPFTGRLLHNKRDGVYHCLVCDAPLFHSQTKYDSGCGWPSFYEPVSEESIRYIKDFSHGIQRIEIRCGNCDAHLGHVFSDGPQPTGERYCVNSASLSFTDDENGEQTKG, from the coding sequence ATGGCTAATCAACCCTCTGCGGAAGATCTGAAAAAAAAGTTGTCCGAAATGCAATTCTACGTGACGCAGAATCACGGTACAGAACCGCCATTTACCGGGCGTTTGCTGCATAATAAGCGTGATGGCGTCTACCACTGTCTGGTCTGCGACGCGCCGCTGTTTCATTCCCAAACCAAGTATGATTCCGGCTGCGGCTGGCCGAGCTTTTACGAGCCGGTCAGTGAAGAATCTATCCGTTACATTAAGGACTTTTCCCACGGGATACAGCGTATAGAAATTCGCTGCGGCAACTGTGATGCGCACCTGGGACATGTCTTTTCGGATGGCCCACAGCCGACGGGTGAGCGTTATTGCGTCAATTCGGCCTCATTAAGCTTCACCGATGATGAAAACGGCGAACAAACTAAGGGCTGA